TTTGGCTGATAACATAATAACTGAACTTATTTGAATCATATTCAGGGTCAATTGAACTTTTAATATTTGTATTCTTGATTGAAAATGTATGCAACTTCGGTAAGTTTCTATTATTAATATGACTTGGAAAATCACCACTTAAGGGGTTTCCACCTAATAGCAATAACACTAAGCTTGGCAAATTAGACCATGACTGAGGTATTTCACCTGTAAAACCTTGCCCACCAAATCTTACTGTCTGCAAGTTCTGTAATCCCCCCAAACTTTCAGGTAATGGGCCAGTTAATATTTCATTAATTGGATTATCTCCTCTACTATGATGAGGATCACTACCCCGAATTTGCAAGTTTTTTAGAGTTTTTGCATTTCCTACGTTATCAATATTACCAGTGTGTCCGTTATGATTTAACGCAATAAATTCAATTTTGGGTAAAGAAAATAACTCTGATGGTATAGTCGTATCATAAAAATAATTCCTTTCTAAAAATAACCGCTCAAGGTTTACCATATTTGAAATTGAAGAAGGAATACCTCCTGTAAACTTATTTCCAATATAATCATCCTTTTCAGGATAGGGCCATTTGGTTGTTTCAAGATCAACAACATTTACTTGTCTGTACCCAAGTGATGCGACACGTAAATTAGAGAGCTCCCAAAAAGATAAAGGAATATCACCAGTAAGTTTATTGAGACGAATATCTATATATTCTAATTTTTTTAAATTACCAATCGACTCTTTAAGTGCGTATCCATCTATTAATTGATACCTACCATCCTCGCTAAGAACTGGCTCATTTTTACTGTCAGTAATATAATTTCTAAGGTTATTATTAAATAATCGGAGTTCTGTAACTCGACCACTATTGTTTACAGTAACACCGTATGCAGAACCCATATTTTCAGGTGTCATGGTTTCCCACCCCGAATTATTCGTCCAGTCATGACCGTTCGTCACTTCATAGATATCCTGAAGAGCTTCGAAATCTCCCTCTAAGCTGTCTTTATTCTGTGAGAGGGTCGTGATGGGTATTATTATAATTGACGATATCAGTAGTAAAAATAGTTTCAAGGATCTCATACGTTTCTGATTCTTAAGCGGATTGAGCATCTGATAGAAGTCTGTTTGTTCATTAAAATCTACAAAAGTCCAGTTCCAGTGAATACCACTTTGCCGGCAACTTGTTTTATAAAGAGCTGCAAAAGACTTATTTGTTACAGATTTTAACAGGGAAATATTAGTTATAATTAATCTTTGGTCTGTAAAGGTTTTTTAAAAACCATTCAAAAAAGATCTTACTAACACAGGATTAGAATGTTCCAATATAAATCTCTCGATTTAAAAAATTATTAAATGAAACGCTTATGCGTTTCTGTGTAATGATTATCTTTCATGATACTTAAATACAGATGTTGGGAAATCTCAATAGAATGAGTTAATCTCTCTTTACTGTTTTTTATCAATTCCACTCAGTAAGAAAAGTTTTACACGAGCACATCAAAAAAGTATCCAGTCCGTCCCTTATCGGGATAATTCCCAACATATTAGTCTTGAAAAACTAAACAATTATAATTCACTCCTTTCCAGGGATCATCAGTAAAGGTAGTAGGCTGCCGCTGACTACCAACGTGTGAAGTTGCATAAATAGAGGTATACATCAGAACGTAGTGACATAGCTTTTATGTCCAATTAGATCTGTCACTCATTTTCCCAAAAAAAGGGGGCCAAATTGTGCATCAATATCCCAAAACCATGGATTCTTAGCATTCCATTCTAAAATAATGGGTCTTCCACTTTCATTCACATAAACGTCCCAGCCCACCAAGCCTACGTAGGGATATGACTTGTGAGCCACTTTACAACATGCAATTATATCGTCAACAAAAGGAATCCTTAATTCTTTAAACCGGTATCCTGTATCCGGATGATGCTCTCCGGCTTCCAGTCCAAATTCGTCATAAGCACTGCTGCTCACCTCTCCATTCATTTTAACAGATATCCATATTCCACCACACGATACGTTATCCACTCTATTTTTTTCTGTGCCGAATCTTAAGTTTATGAACTTGACGGCAACTTCGCCTCTCTTTTCCATATGTGTTAAAACCCGAAAAGTATTTACTGAATGCGGATAAACTTCCCTCAGAGATTTATGCTGACGAGCCACTTCCTGAAATACCAAATCAGAGTCTGCAGGAAGTTCATCTATTCTTATATGTCTTGAGTGTAAAAACAGAATTCCTTTCCCTTGCCTTCCGTTGTCCGGTTTAATCACAATTTCCCGATTCAAATTGATAAGATATTCCCGCACCTGATCCTCATCAAGGACGTTCCCCCTTCTGTCAATATATTCACCCCTTATGCGCGTCAGATGGGGTTCAACGGTTATCCCGGGAAAAAGCTTATGATCCATTGATTTAGCATCACTCAATGAAGCAAATATTTCCGGGTTTACCTTGGGCAGGATTTCAAACCGGTACACATCATCCGGAATCCAGCCCTCTATAAATTCACCGCGCATCTCAGTATAAAGTGCCAGCCACGGCCAGTATGCAGAACTGCCAAACGTTTCCCGACAGTACCGTTTAATCTCTGCCTTGAGTGGACGATTAACAATCTTATATCCCCTGATTTTAATTAAACGCTTCCTTAAGTTTCGGGCCTCATTTCTGGAGACACGATACATTGCAAATCGTTCAAATCGATCATTAAGTACTATTAAAGCACGCTTGATGCGAAATAGAAACCTAGATATCAGATCATACATATTTATTCAATTAAGGACCAGTGATTCATTTTGCAATAATCGATAACCTCCTTAATAAACTCATCAAAAAATGAGATACTACAATGTTGTACAAATTCACCTTCGATGAAATTCATAGTTATCTTATCCAAAGAACAGTTATAGAAGAACCCATAGCGTCTGAATTTTTACTATTTCGATCCAAAATTTCGGGAAATAAACCATCTATGATTAAAAGGGGGCCTGCAAAGAATATAGCGTAATGAGCAATTCAAATTTATGTTTTATTAATTATTGATTTTAGATCCCAAATCGGCCCTACATGAGGCTCTGCTTGCCACATACCCGGACGAATTGCGTTCCACTCAATCATTCTTGGTTCTGAGTCCAAGTCTATGCACACATCCCAAGCTATGTATCTCACATATGGAAAATAACTGTGATGTTGGGTACATTTTTCAATTGCGTATTTTACAGATGGAACTTTTATAGTCTTGAGTGAATTGGCGAGGCTAAGATTTTCCTGATCAACATTTAATCCTACCGAATCTAAAATACCGCTTACTGGCTTACCTTCAACATTTAAAAAACAGTATCTGCCTCCCGCATTAGTATTATCAAGCCGATTCCCACCAGTGCCAAAACGACATAAAACAAATTTAAATGAAACAGAACCGTCTGATTCAAGAAAAGTTGCAATTCTAAGCGTGTTCAATGAATGTTTATGGAATTTCGATAATACAGGATGCTGTTTGACGACTGGCTGAATAACAAAATTATCCTTGTCTTTTTCCAATTCATTAATGCCCAGATCATTGGTTTTTAAGAATCGAATATCTCTTCCTGCAAAACCACCATCTTTTTTCACGACTACCTCTTGAGCTTCTGCCCTAATTCTGTCAATCAATTTATCCATGGATATAATATTCCAGTCTTGGTCATAATAGATTCCTGATACTTTTAAGGCTAATGGTTTTACTGCAAAATCATCAAAGTACATATGGTAAAACGTTTTCATATCACTTACTTCAGAAAACCTCTTGATATTCCAATCATCCAATAGCGTAATTTGAAAGTAATCATTAGGCAGCCACCCGGGGATAAACTCACCTTTTATCTCAGTATAAACCGCGAGCCATGGCCAAAGTGAAGGGGTTCCAAACACGTCATTTGAGTACTCTTTAATCTCATCTTTTACTTTTTTAGTAACGACCTCACTGCCTGTTCTCTCTATGACACTTTGCCGAATTCCATGCGCCTTCTTTGTATACTGTTTTAGCCGATACTTTTTTAGCAACCTTTTCTTTAAGGGAGATAACTTTTTCACAATAT
This portion of the Rhodohalobacter barkolensis genome encodes:
- a CDS encoding sugar-transfer associated ATP-grasp domain-containing protein, which translates into the protein MGMYIVKKLSPLKKRLLKKYRLKQYTKKAHGIRQSVIERTGSEVVTKKVKDEIKEYSNDVFGTPSLWPWLAVYTEIKGEFIPGWLPNDYFQITLLDDWNIKRFSEVSDMKTFYHMYFDDFAVKPLALKVSGIYYDQDWNIISMDKLIDRIRAEAQEVVVKKDGGFAGRDIRFLKTNDLGINELEKDKDNFVIQPVVKQHPVLSKFHKHSLNTLRIATFLESDGSVSFKFVLCRFGTGGNRLDNTNAGGRYCFLNVEGKPVSGILDSVGLNVDQENLSLANSLKTIKVPSVKYAIEKCTQHHSYFPYVRYIAWDVCIDLDSEPRMIEWNAIRPGMWQAEPHVGPIWDLKSIINKT
- a CDS encoding sugar-transfer associated ATP-grasp domain-containing protein, translating into MYDLISRFLFRIKRALIVLNDRFERFAMYRVSRNEARNLRKRLIKIRGYKIVNRPLKAEIKRYCRETFGSSAYWPWLALYTEMRGEFIEGWIPDDVYRFEILPKVNPEIFASLSDAKSMDHKLFPGITVEPHLTRIRGEYIDRRGNVLDEDQVREYLINLNREIVIKPDNGRQGKGILFLHSRHIRIDELPADSDLVFQEVARQHKSLREVYPHSVNTFRVLTHMEKRGEVAVKFINLRFGTEKNRVDNVSCGGIWISVKMNGEVSSSAYDEFGLEAGEHHPDTGYRFKELRIPFVDDIIACCKVAHKSYPYVGLVGWDVYVNESGRPIILEWNAKNPWFWDIDAQFGPLFLGK